The DNA segment TTGACCTGATAGGTGTAGTATCTGTCCAACGCGAACATTTTCTAACTGTTTAGCAATAAGATCATTGGCTGGGATCATGTGCATATTCGCACTATGAGAAATAATGTCTCCTATTGGAATCGGTGGAGCGTTTTTATAAGAGTAACGGTAAAATCGACCACTTTGAGAGATATTCAACTGTTCGATTACTGCGCTATCTGACATACGCCCCCAGCCTAAAGCAATATCAATAGGAACAATATCTGCTCCTGTATCAAAACGATAGCGTTCTGTAGATAAAACACGTGCTTCGATCGAAAAATCCTTCAGAGGCTGAATAACATATCCCTTAAATAATGCCATTGGTTCGTTTGTATCCAACTGCACCGGATCGTTTGGTGCAACGATAGACCCTTCTGGATGCTTAATAGCACGAAAACGGTAATGATCATAAGCCGCGTATATCGCTAGACATCCTATCAATACTTTGAGCCAACGCATAAAGTGACCTAAAATCGTTTTTGTCATGTAAGTGATAAGTTTAAGTGATAAAAGCTTTTAATTATGATCGACCATGAAAAAAAGGCACGCATTGCGTACCTTTTTTGAAATGACTTTCTAAATTTATTTAAACACTAGTCGATGAGTAGATGCTGAAGTTGCAGTAGTAAACCTGCACCCCCTAGATACAGTGCCCCAACACCCAATGCTAGAGGATTGGTCAATGCTGTAGATTTGGTGTTAGCTCCGATTGCATTAATCGCAGTCAAACCAGCCACTGCTAGCGCGTTGATGCCGATATCAACTTGTTTGACAACATTAAGGCTAACTGGATAAACGACAGGTAGTTTAATTCCCAAAAGACCACCTGATACTTGATCGATTTCTTGTACATTAAGTTCGCGAAGTGTTGACATTTCATTCACCATTATTAATTAAACTTATATGGAAAAACAGGATTATCATTACGAAACACAGTCACTACATTATTACAATTTAGCGTTTCATTGCTCTCACAGGGATGAGAGCAATGAACCAACAGTACGCTTTATCTATAGAATATTCAATATCAAAATAATGCTTAATTGAGACATAATATACATTTTATAAAAGTGATATTTTTAGATAAAAATATAATATATTAATTATTCAATGATTTATGGTATACCAAATGATCAATTCACCTTTGCGAACAATCACTGCGGGTAATAAGGTGCAAATGCTTACGTAAGATGATATTTTGGCTTACAACATCTTCTTTTTGTTGAGCATTTGGATAAAAGTTGATGTATTAAATATATTCTGCTTATAAATACATTATCGATTCTAAATGTGTGCTATATGATTGTTTAAGTTAACATTTATTGGGTATATTTCTTATCGGGTAGTCATTTATTATTATTTTAATTATTTCTTATAAAATATTTGTTTAATGTGAATGAAAAATTGTGGATGATTGCCTGATAGTGGCATCGAAGAAAGTTGGCGTGAATATTTCTGATGAATTTCCACGCCAACTTGTGAGATTTTATAGCCCAGTATGTTGAGCTATAAACGCTTTCATATCATCAACATTTGATGTCATGACTTTGACGCGTTGCGGCAATGCTTCAATATTTTCAAATCCTGCAGGACGCTCAGCATCACGACCTAATGCTTCTTGGATTGTCTCATTAAATTTTGCAGCAAGAGCCGTTTCGAGCACAATCATCGGTACATTTTGTTCGATATGCTCAAGCGCAACTTTGATACCATCTGCAGTATGCGTATCAATTGTAATGCCGTAATTCTGCTCAACCTGACGGATCGTGTTTAAACGATCGCTATGTGTAGATTTGCCGGATTGAAAACCAAATGCTGCGATTTTTTTGAATTCATCCCCATCACTGCCCGTTTGACCAGATAGGTCGAAGCCACCTTCAGTCTCTACTTTACGGAAAAGTGCGGCAACCCGCACAGCATCGCGATCAAGTAGATCGTAAATAAAACGTTCAAAATTTGATGCTTTTGAGATATCCATGGAGGGACTTGATGTATGCCAAGTTTCAGCTGACTTGCGCACGCGGTAGATGCCTGTACGGAAGAACTCATCAAGCACATCATTTTCATTGGTTGCGACAACAAGCTTTGCGATCGGTAGTCCCATCATACGCGCAATATGGCCCGCACAAATATTGCCAAAATTTCCCGAAGGAACGGTGAACGATACTTTTTCAGTATTTTGGGTTGTTGCTCGCAAATAACCACGGAAATAATAAATAACTTGAGCAATGACACGTGCCCAGTTTATCGAATTGACCGTCCCGATTTTTTGCTTTGCTTTATAGGTTAAATCATTTGATACGGCCTTGACCATGTCTTGACAATCATCAAAAACGCCTTCAACCGCAATGTTGAAAATATTGTCATCCAATAAGCTAAACATTTGCGCCGTTTGAAAAGCACTCATTTTTTTATGGGGGGATAACATAAATACGCGAACCCCTTTTTTGCCACGCATAGCATATTCTGCTGCGCTACCGGTATCCCCAGATGTCGCTCCAAGAATGTTCAGCTCTTCATGTTGTTTACTGAGCGTGTACTCAAACAAATTACCGAGTAACTGCATAGCCATATCTTTGAATGCCAAGGTGGGGCCATTCGATAGGGCTTGTAGAATCAGTTTACGGCCGGATTGGTCCTCAAGGATGCGAAGTGGTGTGATTTCAGATGCGTTTTCACCTGCACGCGCATTTTTATATACTTCAGCCGTATAGGTTTTTGTTACTAAAGCTTTGATGTCATCTTCGGGAATGTCGGTAATAAATTTCTTGAGTACTTCAAAAGCCAGATCAGCATAAGAGAGCCCGCGCCAAGCATTTAGCTCATCATGACTCACTTGTGGGTAGACTTCAGGCAAGTAGAGACCGCCATCTGGCGCTAAACCACCTAAAAGGATTTCTGAAAAATTTTGAGCTGCGGTATAGCCGCGAGTTGAAACGTATTGCATAAGAGATATGGAATAGTGGCTGTTATTGACCGCAGATTATCGGCTATTCCAGCGCCTTTAGTCGAGTAAAATCTGTAGCTAATCTCCGCGCACCCGACTCTAGAAAGGTTTTATTGCCAAACGTTCAAGAAGTTTCGCCTTTACTTGAGCCCATTCATCATCAATGATGCTGAAATAAACGGTATCCCGCTGAAAATCATTTTGGACACACTTGTGTTTACGTAATATCCCTTCACGGATGGCTCCGAGTCGTTCAATCGCCTTCTGTGAACGTAGATTACGTAAGTCAGTTTTTAGTTCAACACGGCGCATCTGCATCTGTTCAAACGCATATTGAAGCAACAAAAATTTGGCCTCAGTATTAACCATTGTCCGCTGGGCTATTGATGCTAACCATGTATAACCGATTTCAATAACATGATCACGGGGACGTATATCAAGGTATCGAGTACTTCCAACGATTTGATTTGAAAATCTATTAATAATGATAAAAGGGATTTGCTCACCTTGTGCAAGAAGGCGATGTGCAGACTGAATCCAGCTATGCACATCGTTTAAATCTGTAAAGCAAGATCTGGGTAAATACAACCAATCTTCATGCTTTTGTCCGATGCTCAATAACGCATGTGCATGAGCCAGAGTTAATGGCTCAAGACGTATGTATTGACCTTCAAGTGCAATGATATTGGGTGACATACTACTCTTTGACTACAAAGTATGAGGTTAGTTCACTTTTTTGACGATGACAGAGCCGATTGAATAGCCTGCACCAAAAGAACAGATCACACCAACATCCCCTATCGCAAAATCTTGAGAATTTCTGTGGAAAGCAATGATTGAGCCCGCAGAACTGGTGTTGGCAAACTCATCCAGAATAATCGGAGCGAGATCTGCGCCATGCTCTATATCTTCAGTGGCTTCGGCCGCGGATTCTTTGCCGAGGATCATTTTTAGAATAAATTTATTCATGGTGCCGTTAGCTTGATGCAACCAGAAACGACGTACTTGATGCACATTAAGGCCATTCGCAGCGACATGGTCAGTAATCATTTGTGCGACGAGTGGAGAAACTTCACGGAATACCCGACGACCATCCTGACGGAATAATTTATCAGGTTGACCAATACCAGATTCATCGCCACGATTTAAGAATCCAAAGTTATTGCGAATGGCATTAGAAAACTGTGTAAACAGTTTGGTACTGATGATTTCAAAACCTGGCTTAGAATCCGTTTCTTCGACGATAACCGCTGTACAAACATCACCAAAGATGAAATGACTATCACGTGTACTAAAGTTATTGTGCCCTGATGTGATTTCGGGGTTGACCATCAGCACACGTTTTGCTGAACCGGCTTTAATTGCATTTGCCGCTTGCTCTAAGCCGAATGTTGCAGCACTACATGCAACGTTCATATCGAACCCGAAGCCATGTGTCATTCCTAGCGCGCCTTGGACTTCTATTGCAATCGCAGGATATGCACGTTGCATATTTGAACAAGCCACCAAGACCATATCGATGTCATTTGCTGTTAAATTTGCTGCTTTCAGCGCTTCATTAGCAGCGACAACGGCAATTTCAGCTTGAATAGAAATCTCATCATCTGGACGCTCTGGGATGATGGGCGCGAGGCGACGAGGATCGAGTACCCCTTCTTTATTCATGACATAACGAGCCTTAACACCTGACGCTTTTTCAATAAATTCAGCCGAGGTACTGAGTTTTGCCGCAATTGTGCCCGCTGCAATTTCCGCTGCATGTTCAGCATTATAAAGTTCAACGTGTGTATTTAGACTTGTAGCAAGCTCTTCATTACTAATCGAAAATGGCGGTATGTACAATCCTGTACCTGTAATGCGAATACTCATATCAACCTCGTCATCAAACCATTTAAAAGATAAACTTAATGTTTTTGTAAAAAACTATTTCAAAAAAGAGATCAGCTAGTTTC comes from the Aquirhabdus parva genome and includes:
- a CDS encoding GNAT family N-acetyltransferase, encoding MSPNIIALEGQYIRLEPLTLAHAHALLSIGQKHEDWLYLPRSCFTDLNDVHSWIQSAHRLLAQGEQIPFIIINRFSNQIVGSTRYLDIRPRDHVIEIGYTWLASIAQRTMVNTEAKFLLLQYAFEQMQMRRVELKTDLRNLRSQKAIERLGAIREGILRKHKCVQNDFQRDTVYFSIIDDEWAQVKAKLLERLAIKPF
- the thrC gene encoding threonine synthase, with product MQYVSTRGYTAAQNFSEILLGGLAPDGGLYLPEVYPQVSHDELNAWRGLSYADLAFEVLKKFITDIPEDDIKALVTKTYTAEVYKNARAGENASEITPLRILEDQSGRKLILQALSNGPTLAFKDMAMQLLGNLFEYTLSKQHEELNILGATSGDTGSAAEYAMRGKKGVRVFMLSPHKKMSAFQTAQMFSLLDDNIFNIAVEGVFDDCQDMVKAVSNDLTYKAKQKIGTVNSINWARVIAQVIYYFRGYLRATTQNTEKVSFTVPSGNFGNICAGHIARMMGLPIAKLVVATNENDVLDEFFRTGIYRVRKSAETWHTSSPSMDISKASNFERFIYDLLDRDAVRVAALFRKVETEGGFDLSGQTGSDGDEFKKIAAFGFQSGKSTHSDRLNTIRQVEQNYGITIDTHTADGIKVALEHIEQNVPMIVLETALAAKFNETIQEALGRDAERPAGFENIEALPQRVKVMTSNVDDMKAFIAQHTGL
- a CDS encoding beta-ketoacyl-ACP synthase III, which encodes MSIRITGTGLYIPPFSISNEELATSLNTHVELYNAEHAAEIAAGTIAAKLSTSAEFIEKASGVKARYVMNKEGVLDPRRLAPIIPERPDDEISIQAEIAVVAANEALKAANLTANDIDMVLVACSNMQRAYPAIAIEVQGALGMTHGFGFDMNVACSAATFGLEQAANAIKAGSAKRVLMVNPEITSGHNNFSTRDSHFIFGDVCTAVIVEETDSKPGFEIISTKLFTQFSNAIRNNFGFLNRGDESGIGQPDKLFRQDGRRVFREVSPLVAQMITDHVAANGLNVHQVRRFWLHQANGTMNKFILKMILGKESAAEATEDIEHGADLAPIILDEFANTSSAGSIIAFHRNSQDFAIGDVGVICSFGAGYSIGSVIVKKVN